Proteins encoded by one window of Acetivibrio thermocellus ATCC 27405:
- a CDS encoding UDP-N-acetylglucosamine 4,6-dehydratase family protein: protein MFKDKKILVIGGTGSIGQALIERILTENPAVIRVYSRDEYKQFLLAEKFRENANIRYLIGDVRDEDRLDRAMNDIDIVFNLAALKHVPACEYNPFEAVRTNVIGSQNVIACAMANKVKKVIYTSSDKAVSPTNTMGATKLLAERLMSSSNYSRGNTGTVFASVRFGNVMGTRGSVIPLFKQQVLEKGYITVTEPEMTRFMMSLSQAVELTIKACSIARGGEVFVLKMPVIRLKDLAEVIIEDMCKKNNIDPEKIEIKKIGLRPGEKMYEELMSEDESTKAVELNDMYVIMPPFENSYYINARKAVIGNYSSQKEKTLTKSQIRELLVREKLI, encoded by the coding sequence ATGTTCAAGGATAAAAAGATATTGGTTATCGGAGGGACAGGCTCCATCGGACAAGCTCTGATTGAACGTATTCTAACTGAAAATCCTGCCGTAATCAGAGTTTACAGCAGAGACGAGTACAAGCAGTTTTTGCTTGCGGAAAAGTTCAGGGAAAACGCCAATATCAGATATCTTATAGGCGACGTAAGAGATGAGGACAGACTCGACAGGGCAATGAATGATATCGATATTGTGTTTAATCTTGCGGCCTTAAAACACGTACCTGCATGTGAGTACAACCCGTTTGAGGCTGTCAGGACCAATGTTATCGGAAGCCAGAATGTTATAGCCTGTGCCATGGCAAACAAGGTGAAAAAAGTAATTTATACGAGCAGTGACAAGGCTGTTTCTCCAACCAATACCATGGGTGCAACAAAGCTTCTGGCAGAAAGACTCATGTCATCATCCAACTATTCAAGAGGAAACACGGGTACGGTGTTTGCTTCTGTCAGATTCGGAAATGTAATGGGCACAAGAGGTTCAGTGATTCCGCTTTTCAAGCAGCAGGTTTTGGAAAAGGGATATATTACGGTGACCGAACCGGAGATGACGAGGTTTATGATGTCCCTCTCGCAGGCGGTGGAACTTACAATTAAGGCATGCAGCATTGCAAGAGGCGGGGAAGTTTTTGTGCTGAAAATGCCTGTAATCCGGTTAAAAGACCTGGCAGAAGTGATTATTGAGGATATGTGTAAAAAGAACAATATTGATCCCGAAAAGATAGAGATTAAAAAGATTGGACTGAGACCCGGAGAAAAGATGTACGAAGAACTTATGTCGGAAGATGAATCGACAAAAGCCGTCGAACTGAATGATATGTATGTAATAATGCCACCTTTTGAAAATAGTTACTATATAAATGCCAGAAAGGCGGTTATAGGCAATTACAGTTCACAAAAAGAAAAAACCCTGACCAAGTCACAAATAAGGGAACTGCTTGTCAGGGAAAAATTAATTTGA
- a CDS encoding motility associated factor glycosyltransferase family protein, with protein MTMLKNNLELLKKRYPEIYNEIKDIHVDSNAYQIIQNNEGQKTLKVTLDLYGENKSFFLHSKYHPDVEADRFAREQYKPEFSIQILYGFGLGYHVEKIAGLLKPDSMLYVIENNLMVFRSALENMDLCPILENRNVSLIVSKDVGYISEKVKELIDNNLDKVSFITHPASLKAIPEENEYFKFVMENWNLKKSITDDYDNTLRNNAKENLKLNSPNVGIFFDKFKDVPIIIVSTGPSLDKNIDLLKEAKGRALIISAGSALRPLLMRNIKPDFFAIIDPQDITYNQIKGYENIGIPFIYLVTAASYTVSRYLGPKLVAYYGKYNNSSEHLVDSGGSVATTILDIAIKMGGNPIILVGQDLAYVDGKNHAQYGSHASIYSPELKNMRRVKGQNGEMLYTSLGLLSYKYWIENRIQKEKRIFINATEGGAYIEGMKHIKLRDVISDYLKESFDFENKIKSILKESGIQHVQG; from the coding sequence ATGACAATGCTGAAGAATAATCTGGAGTTGCTTAAAAAAAGATATCCGGAAATATATAATGAAATAAAAGACATTCATGTGGATTCCAATGCGTATCAGATTATACAAAACAATGAAGGACAAAAGACTTTAAAGGTGACTTTGGACCTGTATGGCGAGAATAAAAGCTTCTTTTTGCACAGTAAATATCATCCGGATGTTGAAGCAGACAGATTTGCGCGGGAACAATACAAACCGGAATTTTCCATACAAATTCTCTACGGATTTGGATTGGGTTATCATGTTGAAAAAATTGCCGGACTTTTAAAACCGGACAGCATGCTGTATGTTATAGAAAATAATTTGATGGTTTTCAGGTCGGCATTGGAAAACATGGACTTATGCCCTATTTTGGAAAATCGGAATGTTTCCCTGATTGTTTCAAAGGATGTTGGCTATATATCGGAAAAAGTTAAGGAATTAATTGATAACAACCTTGACAAGGTCAGTTTTATAACACATCCCGCTTCATTGAAAGCAATTCCTGAGGAAAACGAATATTTCAAATTTGTAATGGAGAACTGGAATCTTAAGAAAAGTATTACCGATGATTATGACAATACTTTGCGCAATAATGCAAAAGAAAACTTAAAGTTAAACAGTCCGAATGTAGGCATCTTTTTTGACAAGTTCAAAGATGTTCCGATAATCATTGTGTCTACAGGCCCTTCCCTTGATAAAAACATAGATTTGCTTAAAGAGGCCAAGGGAAGGGCATTGATTATTTCAGCCGGTTCTGCCTTAAGACCTCTGCTTATGAGGAATATAAAGCCGGATTTCTTTGCCATTATTGACCCGCAGGATATAACCTACAACCAGATAAAGGGATATGAAAATATCGGTATTCCTTTTATTTATCTGGTTACTGCCGCTTCCTATACCGTTTCACGTTACCTGGGGCCGAAACTGGTGGCTTATTACGGAAAGTACAATAATAGTTCGGAACATTTGGTGGATTCGGGAGGCTCAGTTGCGACCACTATACTGGACATAGCCATTAAAATGGGAGGAAATCCTATCATATTAGTGGGACAGGACCTGGCGTATGTCGACGGAAAAAATCATGCCCAATATGGGAGCCATGCCAGCATTTACTCACCTGAGCTTAAAAACATGAGAAGGGTAAAAGGGCAAAACGGAGAGATGCTGTATACATCCCTGGGACTGCTAAGTTATAAATACTGGATTGAAAACAGGATACAAAAAGAGAAAAGAATATTCATAAATGCCACCGAAGGCGGAGCTTATATCGAAGGAATGAAACATATCAAGTTAAGGGACGTAATTTCCGATTATCTAAAAGAAAGTTTCGATTTTGAAAATAAAATAAAATCCATACTGAAAGAGAGCGGGATCCAACATGTTCAAGGATAA